A single window of Pseudomonas lijiangensis DNA harbors:
- a CDS encoding methyltransferase: protein MPSDTCLQDEHIRSRFRALDSFLFAHQALWRPKPFTHLHMPWEQRYPTLAQWLRLRTLDEAEAAHNHPERLDAPYPFAQLADEAYELGHLCELPAYPLEPVEPRQSVDVPGRKWQQIEAFASHLQARQSATHWLDWCSGKGHLGRRLTLSGQKLTCLERDPALIEAGRKLSARQHIDAEHLQQDVMADDTWRHLKPEHTPVALHACGDLHVQLMQVASQTGCIQMAIAPCCYNRTRFDEYQALSSEGRSSALKLSRDELGLPMSETVTAGARVRRQRDTSMARRLGFDLLQRQLRGVDEYLPTPSLPVSWLEKPYSDYCRELAEMKDLPAPGQQDWAELEAAGWQRLAEVRNLELVRNLFRRPLELWLVLDRAMYVQEHGYNVSVGTFCDSQLTPRNLLVLAQKQ, encoded by the coding sequence ATGCCTTCTGATACTTGCTTGCAGGATGAACACATTCGCAGCCGCTTTCGGGCGCTGGACAGTTTTCTGTTCGCGCATCAGGCGCTGTGGCGACCCAAGCCTTTCACGCACCTGCACATGCCGTGGGAGCAACGTTATCCGACACTGGCCCAGTGGCTGCGACTGCGCACGCTGGATGAGGCCGAAGCTGCGCACAACCACCCCGAACGTCTCGACGCGCCCTACCCCTTCGCACAACTGGCGGATGAAGCCTATGAACTTGGGCATCTCTGCGAGCTGCCTGCCTATCCACTCGAACCTGTGGAACCCCGCCAGAGCGTCGATGTGCCGGGGCGCAAATGGCAGCAGATCGAGGCCTTTGCCAGCCACCTGCAAGCCCGGCAAAGCGCTACTCACTGGCTCGACTGGTGTTCGGGCAAAGGACATCTGGGACGTCGCCTGACACTCAGCGGGCAGAAACTGACCTGCCTTGAACGCGACCCGGCCCTGATCGAAGCCGGTCGTAAACTCAGCGCCCGGCAACACATCGATGCGGAGCATCTGCAGCAGGATGTCATGGCCGATGACACCTGGCGCCACCTCAAGCCCGAACACACCCCCGTCGCCCTGCACGCCTGCGGCGATCTGCATGTGCAATTGATGCAGGTCGCCAGCCAGACAGGCTGCATACAAATGGCCATTGCCCCGTGCTGTTACAACCGTACGCGGTTCGACGAGTATCAGGCACTTTCCAGCGAAGGCCGCAGCTCCGCCTTGAAGCTGTCCCGGGACGAACTGGGCCTGCCAATGAGCGAAACCGTCACGGCGGGCGCTCGGGTGCGCCGTCAACGCGACACCTCAATGGCTCGCCGCCTGGGGTTTGACCTGCTGCAACGCCAGTTGCGGGGCGTCGATGAATACCTGCCCACACCTTCATTGCCCGTGAGTTGGCTGGAAAAACCCTACAGCGACTACTGCCGCGAGCTGGCAGAGATGAAAGACCTGCCAGCACCCGGCCAGCAGGACTGGGCTGAACTAGAGGCCGCTGGCTGGCAACGACTGGCCGAAGTTCGAAACCTGGAGCTGGTGCGCAACCTGTTCCGTCGACCTCTGGAATTATGGCTGGTCCTGGATAGAGCCATGTACGTTCAGGAACACGGCTACAACGTCAGCGTCGGGACCTTCTGCGACAGCCAGCTCACCCCTCGCAACCTGCTGGTGCTGGCACAAAAACAATGA
- a CDS encoding DUF6124 family protein, producing the protein MVKITPDPPLNDASTAPVFDQSVVKRALACYLPTSRPPKGDDKGFDFMSLEATLLHAMDFLRCASATVYELGDDLNGSQRDLAFAAMHMAEMAKVMVERSLECVEAS; encoded by the coding sequence ATGGTCAAAATTACCCCTGATCCACCCCTCAATGATGCATCCACTGCACCGGTTTTCGATCAGTCAGTCGTCAAGCGTGCCTTGGCCTGTTATCTGCCGACAAGTCGTCCGCCAAAAGGAGATGACAAAGGTTTTGATTTCATGAGCCTTGAGGCGACGCTGCTGCATGCGATGGATTTTCTGCGATGTGCATCGGCAACGGTTTATGAGCTGGGAGATGATCTGAATGGTTCGCAGCGCGACCTGGCTTTTGCCGCCATGCATATGGCGGAAATGGCCAAGGTGATGGTGGAGCGATCACTGGAGTGTGTGGAAGCGAGTTGA
- a CDS encoding glucarate dehydratase family protein, with protein MKIKRVTVTPIAFRDPPLLNASGIHEPFALRSIIEIESDNGYIGLGESYGDATALAIQERVKDQLIGLDPFNLNQLRAIVQATVAANKTDSLAGAELAPGSHASKAVSNAYSAFEVAFLDLQAHYLNVPLVDLLGGAIRDEVPFSAYLFFKYGQHIDSPYKPDNWGEALNEEQIVAQARRMIEAYGFKSIKLKAGALEPEHEVACIKALKKAFPGYPLRIDPNANWSLETSIRMAELLGDDLQYYEDPTPTLEGMSELHKRTGLPLATNMVVTDFDEFRRSVALNSVQIVLADHHYWGGLRDTQALSKMCQTFGLGVSMHSNSHLGISLMAMAHVAASVPNLDYACDTHYPWQEPDEEVIKGGKLPIVDGCVKITRAPGLGLELDYDQLGKLHDQYLSCGIRQRDDVKQMQRYKPDWKTVKPRF; from the coding sequence TTGAAAATCAAAAGAGTGACCGTGACCCCCATCGCCTTTCGCGATCCGCCGCTGCTCAATGCCAGTGGCATTCACGAACCCTTCGCGCTGCGCTCGATCATCGAGATCGAGAGCGACAACGGCTACATCGGCCTGGGCGAGAGCTATGGCGACGCAACGGCGCTGGCGATTCAGGAGCGTGTTAAGGATCAACTGATCGGCCTTGACCCGTTCAACCTCAACCAGTTGCGGGCCATCGTGCAGGCGACTGTGGCAGCCAACAAGACCGACAGCCTGGCCGGTGCGGAACTGGCGCCCGGTTCCCATGCCAGCAAGGCGGTGAGCAACGCTTACTCGGCTTTTGAAGTCGCGTTTCTGGACCTTCAGGCCCATTACCTGAACGTACCGCTGGTGGACCTGCTGGGTGGCGCGATTCGTGATGAGGTGCCGTTCAGTGCGTATCTGTTCTTCAAGTACGGGCAGCATATCGACTCGCCTTACAAGCCGGACAACTGGGGCGAAGCCCTCAACGAAGAGCAGATCGTGGCCCAGGCCCGGCGCATGATCGAGGCCTATGGTTTCAAGAGCATCAAGCTCAAGGCCGGCGCGCTGGAGCCCGAGCATGAGGTTGCCTGCATCAAGGCGCTGAAAAAGGCATTCCCCGGTTACCCGCTGCGCATCGACCCCAATGCCAACTGGTCGCTGGAAACTTCCATCCGCATGGCCGAATTGCTGGGCGATGACCTGCAATATTACGAAGATCCGACGCCGACGCTGGAAGGCATGTCCGAGCTGCACAAACGCACCGGACTGCCGCTGGCGACCAATATGGTGGTCACAGATTTCGATGAGTTCCGCCGTAGCGTTGCGCTGAACAGCGTGCAGATCGTTCTTGCCGACCACCATTACTGGGGCGGCCTGCGTGATACTCAGGCGCTGTCGAAAATGTGCCAGACCTTTGGCCTTGGCGTGTCCATGCATTCCAACTCACACCTGGGCATCAGCCTGATGGCCATGGCCCATGTCGCCGCTTCGGTCCCCAATCTGGATTACGCCTGCGACACCCATTACCCCTGGCAGGAACCGGATGAAGAAGTGATAAAAGGCGGCAAGCTGCCCATCGTCGACGGCTGCGTAAAAATCACCCGCGCTCCGGGCCTTGGGCTGGAGCTGGATTACGACCAGTTGGGCAAACTGCACGACCAATACCTGAGCTGCGGCATCCGCCAGCGCGATGACGTGAAACAGATGCAGCGTTACAAACCGGACTGGAAGACCGTCAAGCCAAGGTTTTGA
- a CDS encoding MFS transporter — protein MKNLQSPSDPAVLARAAAKVKRHVLPLFVVMFIVNYIDRVNIGFVRSHLETDLGIGAAAYGLGAGLFFVGYALFEVPSNMLLQRYGARVWLTRIMFTWGAAAMAMAFVRGETSFYVLRFILGAAEAGFFPGIIYYFTQWLPSSELGKTMAVFLSGSAIASVISGPVSGALLHITGLGLHGWQWMFLIEGFASVLLCGFVWFWLQSHPSEAKWLSEEEKSVLIAAIAQEQREREAVQVARPSMLRLLADRQIALFCFIYFSIALTIYGATFWLPSMIKKMGNLGDFQVGLFNSVPWIISIVAMYGFAAMASKWKFQQAWVALTLVIASFGMFMSTTGGPVFAFVAICFAAIGFKAASALFWPIPQSYLDARIAAAVIALINSIGNLGGFVAPTTFGILEQTTGSIEGGLYGLAATSLLAAVVIFFARTTPANRRGKPVEAAVPGRAATH, from the coding sequence TTGAAGAATCTCCAGAGTCCCTCCGACCCTGCCGTGCTTGCCCGGGCAGCGGCCAAAGTGAAGCGTCATGTGCTGCCGCTGTTCGTGGTGATGTTCATCGTCAACTACATCGACCGCGTGAACATCGGCTTCGTGCGCAGCCACCTGGAAACCGACCTGGGCATTGGTGCCGCGGCCTATGGGCTGGGTGCCGGGTTGTTCTTTGTCGGCTACGCGCTGTTCGAAGTGCCATCCAACATGTTGCTGCAACGCTACGGCGCTCGCGTCTGGCTGACGCGCATCATGTTCACATGGGGTGCGGCAGCCATGGCCATGGCGTTCGTGCGCGGGGAGACCAGTTTCTATGTACTGCGCTTCATCCTTGGCGCGGCCGAAGCCGGCTTTTTCCCTGGCATCATTTACTACTTCACCCAATGGCTGCCGTCTTCCGAACTCGGCAAGACCATGGCGGTTTTCCTCAGTGGTTCAGCCATCGCTTCGGTGATCTCCGGGCCGGTTTCCGGAGCACTGCTGCATATCACGGGGCTTGGCCTGCATGGCTGGCAGTGGATGTTTCTGATCGAAGGCTTTGCCTCCGTGTTGCTCTGCGGGTTCGTCTGGTTCTGGTTGCAGTCCCATCCGAGCGAAGCGAAATGGTTGAGTGAGGAAGAGAAAAGCGTCCTGATTGCAGCCATTGCCCAGGAGCAACGCGAGCGTGAGGCCGTGCAGGTCGCCAGGCCTTCGATGCTCAGGCTGCTGGCCGACCGGCAGATTGCGCTGTTCTGCTTCATCTACTTCTCCATCGCCCTGACCATCTACGGCGCGACCTTCTGGCTGCCCAGCATGATCAAGAAAATGGGCAATCTGGGTGACTTCCAGGTCGGCCTGTTCAACTCGGTGCCCTGGATCATTTCCATCGTGGCGATGTATGGCTTTGCGGCCATGGCCAGCAAATGGAAATTTCAGCAGGCCTGGGTTGCGCTGACGCTGGTCATCGCTTCGTTCGGCATGTTCATGTCGACCACCGGCGGCCCGGTCTTCGCTTTCGTGGCCATCTGTTTTGCCGCCATCGGCTTCAAGGCTGCATCTGCGCTGTTCTGGCCGATCCCGCAAAGCTATCTGGACGCTCGCATCGCCGCAGCGGTGATCGCGCTGATCAACTCCATCGGCAACCTGGGCGGTTTCGTCGCGCCTACGACCTTCGGGATTCTGGAGCAGACCACAGGCTCCATCGAGGGCGGTCTGTATGGCTTGGCGGCAACCTCGCTGCTGGCTGCCGTGGTGATCTTCTTTGCCCGCACAACGCCTGCCAATCGACGGGGCAAGCCTGTCGAAGCGGCAGTGCCTGGTCGCGCTGCAACACATTGA
- a CDS encoding LysR family transcriptional regulator: MFELTQLRCFTTVATELNFRRAAERLNMTQPPLSRQIQLLEHHLGVDLFTRNTRNVALTAAGRAFFVEAQNLLERAQQAAVTARRFAEGDIGSVNISFVGSAVYEFLPKVIAEARLKQPHVRINLSEMNTYQQHEALRGRRIDLGIVRTPLLEPGYATECLVREPFVLAVPGNHRLASSPTVSVQDLDAQPFLMYSHSAYPPFNELLTGMLRSARVAPEYVQWLGSSLTILALVNAGMGLALVPRCATSVVFRNVVFRDIDLGEGVQSELHLIWTENNDNPAFAMLLEGIRKAVREGWGDSNH; this comes from the coding sequence ATGTTCGAGCTGACTCAACTGCGCTGCTTCACCACTGTCGCGACTGAACTCAATTTCCGCCGTGCCGCAGAACGGCTGAACATGACTCAACCGCCGCTTAGCCGTCAGATCCAGTTGCTGGAGCATCATCTGGGCGTTGATCTGTTTACCCGCAACACGCGCAATGTGGCCCTGACGGCCGCCGGCCGCGCCTTTTTCGTCGAGGCCCAGAACCTGCTGGAGCGCGCGCAGCAGGCCGCCGTCACGGCCAGACGCTTCGCCGAGGGCGATATCGGATCGGTCAATATCAGCTTCGTCGGCAGTGCGGTGTATGAGTTTCTGCCCAAGGTCATCGCCGAAGCGCGGCTCAAGCAGCCACACGTCAGAATCAACCTGTCGGAAATGAACACCTATCAGCAGCACGAGGCACTGCGCGGTCGTCGCATCGACCTGGGCATCGTGCGCACCCCGCTGCTGGAACCGGGCTATGCCACCGAATGCCTGGTGCGCGAACCCTTCGTGCTGGCCGTGCCCGGCAATCACCGGCTGGCCAGCAGTCCAACCGTGTCGGTCCAGGATCTGGATGCGCAGCCCTTCCTGATGTACTCCCACTCGGCCTATCCGCCATTCAACGAGCTGCTGACCGGCATGCTCCGCTCGGCACGGGTTGCCCCTGAATATGTGCAATGGCTGGGTTCGTCACTGACCATACTGGCGCTGGTCAATGCGGGAATGGGGCTGGCACTGGTCCCACGCTGTGCAACGAGTGTGGTCTTCAGGAACGTGGTGTTTCGGGATATCGATCTGGGGGAAGGCGTACAGAGCGAACTGCATCTGATCTGGACCGAAAACAACGACAATCCGGCGTTTGCAATGCTGCTGGAAGGGATCAGAAAAGCCGTGCGCGAAGGCTGGGGCGACAGCAACCATTAG
- a CDS encoding glycosyltransferase, with product MSNSDSVSDKTPTFSIAIVNYKTLEITKICLDLLQQHLGNTPHQVWVVDNDSADDSTEYLRTLDWINLIERKSPGPECGHIAHGKALDMILERTETDYLFLLHTDTFIFDKKVFSMMLKKCIRNPKVAAVGCVEQLNRGTARTIWRFSSRLFKHHFRRLKLALGLRSKQPKPYREAHLKSFCTLWNTKLMKQHNLHFQMDERVPGYTLQDTMVELGYDIEFLSPRKIFSYLDHIQAGTVSAAGGYDTTHRRVKMYNEILERINKNNARRQNAPTMNT from the coding sequence ATGAGCAATTCTGATTCTGTATCTGATAAAACACCTACCTTCAGCATTGCCATAGTCAATTACAAGACTCTCGAAATTACCAAGATATGCCTGGATCTATTGCAACAGCATCTGGGCAACACCCCGCATCAGGTCTGGGTGGTGGACAACGATTCCGCCGATGACAGCACCGAATACCTGCGCACACTGGACTGGATCAACCTGATCGAGCGCAAGAGCCCCGGACCGGAGTGTGGTCACATCGCTCACGGCAAGGCTCTCGACATGATTCTCGAGCGGACCGAAACCGATTACCTGTTCCTGCTGCACACCGATACATTCATCTTCGACAAGAAGGTGTTTTCCATGATGCTGAAGAAGTGCATCAGGAACCCGAAAGTTGCAGCAGTCGGCTGTGTAGAACAGCTGAACCGTGGCACGGCCAGAACCATCTGGCGCTTCAGTTCCCGCCTGTTCAAACATCACTTCCGTCGCCTGAAACTCGCTCTGGGCCTGCGCTCCAAACAGCCGAAGCCCTACCGCGAAGCCCACCTGAAAAGCTTCTGCACCTTGTGGAACACCAAGCTGATGAAGCAGCACAACCTGCACTTCCAGATGGATGAGCGGGTGCCGGGTTATACCCTGCAGGACACCATGGTCGAGCTTGGCTATGACATCGAGTTTCTGTCACCACGCAAGATATTCAGCTACCTGGACCACATCCAGGCAGGTACTGTTTCGGCAGCCGGTGGCTATGACACGACGCATCGCCGGGTCAAGATGTACAACGAGATCCTGGAGCGTATCAACAAGAACAACGCTCGCAGGCAAAATGCGCCGACAATGAACACCTGA
- a CDS encoding 2OG-Fe(II) oxygenase, whose translation MTATHHTLPITLAPELDFDLAAAGELGQSLTDSYTQATPFAHIVLDDFLPPDLIASICEHFPAEPTDNEMLYERGYKGQHKRQISPNECDPHLKKIFSAFNSAPMLHFLEKLTGIEGLIPDPYFTGGGLHETKKGGFLGVHSDFRLNKKLNIDRRINAIIYLNPDWKEEYGGNLELWDVDMRTCLKKVLPIYNRCVIFNTDADSNHGHPEPLTTPEHITRRSVALYYYTASKGPIDPTQRNKTHYKPRPKDLISPRYYLNKLIRKKN comes from the coding sequence ATGACTGCGACTCACCACACACTGCCCATTACCCTGGCTCCAGAGCTTGATTTCGACCTGGCAGCCGCTGGCGAGCTGGGCCAGTCGCTGACCGATAGCTACACACAGGCCACACCGTTCGCGCATATCGTCCTCGACGACTTTCTACCGCCGGACCTGATCGCCAGCATCTGCGAACACTTCCCCGCCGAGCCGACCGACAACGAAATGCTCTACGAGCGCGGCTACAAGGGGCAGCACAAAAGACAGATCAGCCCCAATGAATGCGACCCTCACCTGAAGAAGATCTTCAGCGCCTTCAACTCGGCCCCCATGCTGCACTTTCTTGAAAAGCTCACCGGCATCGAAGGCCTGATACCTGACCCCTACTTCACCGGCGGCGGCCTGCATGAAACCAAGAAGGGCGGCTTCCTGGGCGTGCACTCGGACTTCAGGCTGAACAAGAAGCTCAATATCGACCGCCGCATCAACGCCATCATTTACCTCAACCCGGACTGGAAAGAGGAATACGGCGGCAATCTGGAACTCTGGGATGTGGACATGCGCACATGCCTGAAGAAAGTCCTGCCGATCTACAACCGCTGCGTGATCTTCAACACCGACGCCGACAGTAACCACGGTCACCCGGAACCGCTGACGACGCCCGAGCACATCACTCGCCGCTCGGTTGCGCTTTACTACTACACCGCATCAAAGGGGCCAATCGACCCCACGCAAAGAAACAAGACCCACTACAAGCCAAGGCCCAAAGACCTCATCAGCCCCAGGTACTACCTGAACAAGCTCATCAGAAAGAAAAACTGA
- a CDS encoding J domain-containing protein, producing MQRTLTHYEQLKVARDASPEQIKKAYRKLAQQLHPDRNPAPDASDRMCILNASHDVLADAAKRAAYDAQLAYEEQRAREAYLRSRQLQTAGARAASAYAAAAPATRPVQPRAAQPNTSQAGPSSKVSRRKRRRSVLRWALVFMIFCGAGVWMGYDPNAGKAYVPTEALPVAHSWVKPAPVPAPEEAPVGNPIKLVDPAQPECVIPDLDPMGAAWPQKAGYVKDMPLRKDNGWSQIIIDNTGGESAVYAKVTDAVGRNAFRHAFIPAGSVFAFSKMDAGLYLLKYKMLNTGCAFASNRILLEETPMGSQVKSSVYKLTLRKLQNRNSQFSNLKNDQF from the coding sequence ATGCAGAGAACTCTTACTCATTACGAGCAGCTCAAGGTCGCTCGCGATGCCTCTCCTGAACAGATCAAGAAGGCCTATCGCAAGCTGGCCCAGCAGTTGCACCCGGACAGGAATCCGGCCCCCGACGCTTCAGACAGGATGTGCATTCTCAATGCCTCTCATGATGTGTTGGCTGATGCTGCAAAGCGCGCCGCCTATGACGCCCAGCTTGCGTATGAAGAGCAAAGAGCCAGAGAGGCCTATCTGCGCAGCCGACAGCTGCAAACAGCCGGTGCGCGCGCTGCCAGTGCCTACGCGGCGGCTGCGCCTGCCACCCGGCCCGTGCAACCTCGTGCGGCGCAGCCGAATACGTCTCAGGCCGGTCCATCCTCAAAGGTTTCGCGTCGCAAGCGACGGCGCAGTGTGTTGCGTTGGGCGCTGGTGTTCATGATTTTTTGCGGAGCCGGTGTCTGGATGGGGTATGACCCGAACGCAGGCAAGGCCTATGTGCCGACCGAGGCGTTGCCGGTTGCTCATTCCTGGGTAAAGCCAGCACCAGTTCCCGCACCTGAAGAAGCTCCGGTGGGAAATCCGATCAAGCTGGTGGATCCGGCCCAGCCCGAGTGCGTGATACCGGATCTCGACCCGATGGGCGCTGCATGGCCGCAGAAGGCGGGTTATGTGAAGGACATGCCGCTGCGCAAGGACAACGGCTGGTCGCAGATCATCATCGACAATACGGGCGGTGAGTCGGCGGTTTACGCCAAGGTCACCGATGCGGTGGGCCGCAATGCCTTTCGGCATGCGTTCATTCCGGCCGGATCGGTGTTCGCTTTCTCCAAGATGGACGCCGGCCTGTACCTGCTCAAATACAAGATGCTCAACACCGGCTGTGCGTTCGCCTCGAACCGGATTCTGCTCGAGGAAACGCCCATGGGCAGCCAGGTCAAATCCAGTGTCTACAAGCTGACACTGCGCAAGCTACAGAACCGCAATTCGCAGTTCTCCAACCTGAAAAACGATCAGTTCTGA
- a CDS encoding DUF6124 family protein has product MIETTPTPPRDITTSLFTVKQGVSVEDALILASEYLTCAAATAHETADNSSKEYRPLARAVVHQIEAALALVEASVVGLEKRPLAV; this is encoded by the coding sequence ATGATCGAAACCACCCCAACCCCACCCCGCGATATCACCACCAGCCTGTTCACCGTAAAGCAAGGCGTCAGCGTTGAAGACGCGCTGATACTCGCATCCGAATACCTGACCTGCGCAGCAGCCACCGCTCATGAAACGGCGGATAACAGCTCAAAGGAATACCGACCGCTGGCTCGGGCCGTGGTGCATCAGATAGAGGCTGCGTTGGCGTTGGTGGAAGCTTCGGTGGTTGGGTTGGAGAAGAGGCCGTTGGCGGTGTAA
- a CDS encoding ApeA N-terminal domain 1-containing protein has translation MHTHEQYNGIFLSTDSQFAGLLKVAGANSNLKLVGQKFWECPEAEYTDIHGVMNDGKKASLLDCVLNGKKKYRFDDNSQCESIFFPHYIAVGEEFIRSGERVIQAVRYHFENVDCLLSSHKTFKALHPDVEDVRQLLESDHKRQEQIGETYGWAKLEFDPQIGDYPHLLYFSGAWEILAGQSDVGKISLTNRTSHNMGSAAGIGISNEVTVNIEFKEAKTLGIAIDALISLHSLFELILGHRQRYRWIELELTHRSTAPAPDIPSCARLYWSLCNERVDGDSKISLGDALLSPERRPEEFSKVMTGWINSTGSMSRPRTRFATAFFDSYSVNRIVGAANMFDLLPESHAPKVKEADALLKDAVKKCRDIFKELPDSFARQSVLSSLGRIGNASLRDKIYHRAEKVISAVGEKFPDLYLPCNHAVLSRNHYVHGSKGSFDYESNFTEFAFLTDTLEFVFAASDLLDLGWDLKAWIEQETSMTHPFGVYARNYLENVNRLKNLLELP, from the coding sequence ATGCATACGCACGAACAGTACAATGGAATTTTTCTTTCAACTGATAGCCAGTTTGCCGGGCTTCTAAAGGTTGCGGGAGCGAACAGTAACCTGAAACTTGTTGGGCAGAAATTCTGGGAGTGTCCCGAAGCCGAATATACAGATATTCATGGGGTGATGAACGATGGTAAAAAGGCCTCGCTTCTGGATTGTGTGCTGAATGGTAAGAAGAAATATAGGTTCGATGACAACTCGCAATGTGAAAGCATTTTCTTCCCACACTATATCGCTGTCGGTGAAGAGTTCATTCGCTCTGGTGAGCGCGTCATTCAGGCAGTTCGCTACCATTTCGAGAACGTCGATTGTCTTTTAAGCAGTCACAAAACTTTCAAGGCGTTACACCCAGACGTAGAAGACGTTCGCCAGCTACTTGAGAGCGATCACAAGCGTCAGGAGCAAATAGGAGAAACTTATGGGTGGGCAAAACTCGAATTTGACCCTCAAATTGGTGATTATCCGCATCTTCTGTATTTCAGCGGCGCATGGGAAATATTAGCTGGTCAATCGGATGTTGGCAAAATATCATTGACGAATAGGACTTCTCATAACATGGGAAGTGCTGCCGGAATCGGAATAAGCAATGAAGTCACTGTTAATATCGAATTTAAAGAAGCTAAGACACTCGGCATAGCGATTGATGCACTTATAAGCTTGCACAGTTTGTTTGAGCTTATCCTTGGACACCGTCAGCGTTATCGCTGGATTGAGCTCGAACTCACCCATCGCTCAACGGCCCCGGCGCCTGATATTCCTAGTTGTGCACGCTTATATTGGAGCCTGTGCAACGAACGTGTTGACGGTGATTCAAAGATCAGTCTCGGCGACGCCCTTTTGTCTCCAGAACGACGTCCCGAAGAATTTTCCAAAGTAATGACAGGTTGGATCAATAGTACTGGGAGTATGAGTCGCCCCAGGACACGATTCGCGACTGCCTTCTTTGACAGCTATAGTGTCAATCGTATAGTTGGTGCTGCCAATATGTTTGACTTGTTGCCTGAGAGCCATGCGCCTAAAGTAAAGGAAGCAGATGCTTTGCTCAAAGATGCAGTGAAAAAATGCCGTGATATATTCAAAGAGTTGCCGGATAGCTTCGCTAGGCAGTCTGTTCTATCGAGCTTAGGGAGAATTGGAAATGCAAGTTTGCGCGATAAAATATATCACCGAGCTGAAAAAGTAATTTCGGCGGTTGGAGAAAAATTTCCAGATTTGTATTTGCCATGTAATCATGCGGTATTGTCACGTAATCACTATGTGCATGGCAGCAAGGGTTCATTTGACTATGAAAGTAATTTCACGGAGTTTGCCTTCCTTACTGATACTCTGGAGTTTGTTTTCGCTGCATCTGATCTACTGGATCTTGGGTGGGATTTGAAAGCCTGGATCGAGCAAGAAACATCAATGACACATCCGTTTGGAGTGTATGCAAGAAATTATTTAGAAAATGTTAATCGCTTAAAGAATCTCCTTGAGCTTCCATGA